Proteins from a single region of Salvelinus sp. IW2-2015 linkage group LG4p, ASM291031v2, whole genome shotgun sequence:
- the sst1.2 gene encoding somatostatin 1.2, translating into MKVCRIHCALALLGLALAICSQGAASQPDLDLRSRRLLQRARAAGIATQEWSKRAVEDILSQLSLPEAQESEVSPAEAKDDLRMELERSVGSPNNLPPRERKAGCKNFYWKGFTSC; encoded by the exons ATGAAGGTCTGCCGAATCCACTGTGCCCTGGCCCTGCTGGGTTTGGCCCTGGCCATTTGCAGCCAAGGAGCCGCCTCGCAGCCCGACCTGGACCTCCGCAGCCGCAGACTCCTTCAGAGGGCTCGTGCCGCTGGCATTGCCACACAG GAGTGGAGTAAGCGAGCGGTGGAGGACATTCTATCCCAACTGTCTTTGCCTGAGGCCCAGGAAAGTGAGGTGTCCCCAGCGGAGGCCAAAGACGACCTGCGTATGGAGCTGGAGCGCTCAGTGGGCAGCCCCAACAACCTGCCCCCCCGCGAGCGCAAAGCCGGCTGCAAGAACTTCTACTGGAAGGGCTTCACTTCCTGCTGA